A region of Piscinibacter gummiphilus DNA encodes the following proteins:
- a CDS encoding VOC family protein: MTVKRMDNIGIVVADLEAAIGFFIELGLELEGRAPIEGDWADGVTGLKDMRVEIAMMRTPDGHGRLELSRFLAPPVVADHRVAPVNALGYLRVMFTVQDIDETLARLRQHGATLVGDVVQYEDTYRLCYIRGPEGILIGLAQELPERAAP, translated from the coding sequence GTGACGGTCAAGCGTATGGACAACATCGGCATCGTGGTGGCCGACCTCGAGGCGGCCATCGGCTTCTTCATCGAGCTGGGCCTCGAGCTCGAGGGGCGTGCCCCGATCGAAGGGGACTGGGCGGATGGGGTCACGGGCCTGAAGGACATGCGTGTGGAGATCGCGATGATGCGCACGCCGGATGGCCACGGACGCCTCGAACTCTCGCGTTTCCTCGCACCCCCTGTGGTGGCCGACCACCGCGTGGCGCCGGTGAACGCACTCGGCTACCTGCGTGTCATGTTCACCGTGCAGGACATCGACGAGACGCTGGCCCGGCTCCGGCAGCACGGCGCCACCCTGGTCGGCGACGTGGTCCAGTACGAAGACACGTATCGCCTCTGCTACATCCGCGGGCCGGAAGGAATCCTGATCGGGCTGGCCCAGGAACTCCCGGAGCGTGCCGCCCCATGA
- a CDS encoding nuclear transport factor 2 family protein: MSILSPNARLVTAIFDEIAKGNGVPFWESCHDDLVWRTIGTGSWSGEFAGKQTVIDEVFRPLNRALVERATVPTRVIDGGDIVVVQARGRNLTRDGQRYDNDYVFVIHFQDGKIVRYEEYCDTALIERVLPDRIAAKSMPKAG; encoded by the coding sequence ATGAGCATCCTTTCACCCAATGCCCGGCTCGTCACCGCCATCTTCGATGAAATCGCCAAGGGCAACGGCGTTCCCTTCTGGGAGTCGTGCCACGACGACCTGGTGTGGCGCACCATCGGGACCGGGTCCTGGAGCGGCGAGTTCGCCGGCAAGCAGACCGTGATCGACGAGGTGTTCCGCCCGCTGAACCGCGCCCTCGTCGAACGTGCCACCGTGCCCACCCGCGTGATCGATGGTGGCGACATCGTCGTCGTCCAGGCCCGGGGCCGGAACCTCACGCGCGACGGCCAGCGCTACGACAACGACTATGTCTTCGTGATCCACTTCCAGGACGGGAAGATCGTCCGGTACGAGGAGTACTGCGACACGGCGCTGATCGAGCGCGTGCTGCCCGATCGCATCGCGGCGAAGTCGATGCCGAAGGCGGGCTGA
- a CDS encoding YciI family protein, which translates to MAKFITIGYGDEAGYQRTAEPVRAAAHAQDARLRDSGALIGIAGPPVQVRNHDDAGVQVTQGAFLRSDLPIAGFAVIDAKDLQEAIAQVSKSPCAVAQGVVDVWPLQEMP; encoded by the coding sequence ATGGCGAAGTTCATCACGATCGGATATGGCGATGAGGCCGGCTACCAGCGCACGGCCGAGCCCGTGCGCGCGGCAGCCCACGCCCAGGACGCCCGGCTGCGCGACAGCGGCGCGTTGATCGGCATCGCCGGCCCCCCGGTGCAGGTCAGAAACCACGACGATGCCGGGGTCCAGGTGACCCAGGGTGCCTTCCTGCGCAGCGACCTGCCGATCGCGGGGTTCGCCGTGATCGACGCCAAGGACCTGCAGGAAGCCATCGCCCAGGTGTCGAAGTCGCCCTGCGCGGTTGCGCAGGGGGTCGTCGACGTCTGGCCGCTGCAGGAGATGCCCTGA
- a CDS encoding cupin domain-containing protein — MNDATREVRGLRPDREVLTRQRLPYFVGISGDTVGATGLSMHLVVISPGARADPHLHVGYETGIYVLEGKVLTRWGPALENEVVSEAGDFLFVPPGVPHEAINLSATAPARAVVARNHPAEQDLVEPFLRPAGPAGAWHATDA; from the coding sequence ATGAACGACGCCACACGCGAAGTACGAGGCCTGAGGCCCGACCGCGAAGTCCTGACCCGGCAGCGCCTGCCGTACTTCGTGGGCATCTCGGGCGACACGGTGGGTGCCACCGGCCTGTCGATGCACCTCGTCGTGATTTCGCCGGGCGCGCGGGCCGACCCGCACCTCCACGTCGGGTACGAGACGGGCATCTACGTGCTGGAAGGCAAGGTGCTCACGCGCTGGGGGCCGGCGCTGGAGAACGAGGTCGTCAGCGAGGCGGGTGACTTCCTCTTCGTGCCGCCCGGTGTGCCGCACGAAGCCATCAACCTCAGTGCCACGGCACCGGCACGGGCCGTGGTGGCGAGGAACCATCCCGCGGAGCAGGACCTGGTCGAGCCCTTCCTCCGGCCAGCCGGGCCGGCGGGTGCATGGCATGCCACCGATGCCTGA
- a CDS encoding AAA family ATPase encodes MTRRTKPYLIRASIRPDDDTDVDYDTWPFSIPAVREIESIDFHPNVTFLVGENGAGKSTVMEGIAVALGFGPEGGTRNVQFQSAGAISALHDHLRLIRGIPKPRDEYFLRAESFFNVASYMDGTGYLDSYGGKSLHSQSHGESFTAVLLNKLRGNGIYLLDEPEAALSPNRQLAALSAIHQLVEDHSQFIIATHSPILLSYPHAKIFLLDKTGVTEVAYEDTEHYAVTRDFLNHYPRRLEQLLQDEPDI; translated from the coding sequence ATGACCAGACGAACCAAGCCGTATCTGATCCGGGCGTCGATTCGTCCCGACGACGACACCGACGTGGACTACGACACCTGGCCGTTCAGCATCCCCGCCGTGCGGGAGATCGAGAGCATCGACTTCCATCCGAACGTCACCTTCCTGGTGGGTGAGAACGGCGCCGGCAAGTCGACGGTCATGGAAGGCATCGCCGTGGCCCTCGGCTTCGGACCGGAGGGCGGAACGAGGAACGTGCAGTTCCAGTCGGCGGGCGCCATCTCCGCCCTGCACGACCACCTGCGGCTGATCCGGGGCATTCCCAAACCACGCGACGAATACTTTCTCCGCGCCGAGAGCTTCTTCAACGTGGCGAGCTACATGGACGGGACGGGATACCTCGACAGCTACGGCGGAAAGTCGTTGCACTCGCAGTCCCACGGGGAGTCCTTCACGGCCGTGCTGCTGAACAAGCTGCGCGGCAACGGCATCTACCTGCTGGACGAACCGGAGGCGGCACTGTCACCCAATCGCCAGTTGGCCGCACTCAGTGCGATCCACCAGCTGGTCGAGGACCATTCCCAGTTCATCATCGCGACGCATTCGCCGATCCTGCTGTCGTATCCCCACGCGAAGATCTTCCTGCTGGACAAGACGGGGGTGACCGAAGTCGCATACGAGGACACCGAGCACTACGCCGTCACGCGGGACTTTCTCAATCACTACCCTCGGCGCCTCGAGCAGCTGCTGCAGGATGAGCCCGACATCTGA